Proteins from one Brevibacillus humidisoli genomic window:
- a CDS encoding TIGR04086 family membrane protein, protein MQSSSASVITGLLFTFGLVLVGALITALLLAFTDLHESSLPYFTYAINTLGLLIGGIVTGRRCGNRGWYYGGLTGLFYFILVLLIGFLGFDVPMQLVTLLYLAGAFILGALGGVIGVNMTNRR, encoded by the coding sequence GTGCAGAGTTCTTCCGCATCTGTCATAACCGGGCTTCTATTTACGTTCGGCCTAGTGTTGGTCGGTGCATTGATAACCGCGCTGCTGCTGGCATTTACCGATCTTCATGAGAGCTCACTTCCCTATTTCACATACGCGATCAATACGCTTGGCTTGTTGATTGGCGGGATCGTGACAGGGCGCCGTTGCGGCAACAGAGGGTGGTATTATGGAGGACTTACCGGGCTGTTCTACTTCATTTTGGTATTGCTGATCGGCTTTCTTGGATTCGATGTACCCATGCAGCTTGTCACTTTGCTGTACCTCGCAGGAGCGTTTATACTCGGTGCATTGGGCGGTGTCATCGGCGTCAATATGACCAACCGTCGGTAA
- the yajC gene encoding preprotein translocase subunit YajC: MQGWESFLPIIIMFVIFYFLLIRPQQKRNKERNAMLAALKKGDKVTTIGGVHGTIQDLDDATVTLRVAHNVNVTFDRGAINSVVAASPTAAADKEESK, encoded by the coding sequence ATGCAAGGATGGGAAAGCTTTCTGCCGATTATCATCATGTTTGTGATTTTTTACTTTTTGTTGATCCGCCCGCAGCAAAAGCGGAACAAAGAGCGCAACGCGATGCTTGCTGCACTGAAAAAGGGGGATAAGGTGACGACGATTGGCGGGGTTCACGGCACGATTCAGGATCTCGACGATGCCACTGTTACGCTGCGCGTCGCGCACAACGTGAACGTTACCTTTGATCGCGGTGCAATCAACTCTGTTGTTGCCGCATCGCCTACCGCAGCTGCTGATAAGGAAGAAAGCAAGTAG